The nucleotide window gagagagacagacagagacacagagagagacagagagagagaaagagagagagacagagagagacacagagagagacagagagagagagaactgtcatGCTCCTCCTGATAAATGAAGCAGCTGTTTAGTAGCTAAATAAAGCTGTGGCACAGGCCTTACAGGCAACCCTCCACTGAACAGATTGTCCCGCTGTCGCTTAAGcatgaagcacacacacacacacactgacgcacacacacacacacacacactgaagcacacacatccccaactggTGTGAAAAATGGTAAATAGTTAGTGCCACAAACATGTTTATCTAGtctcctggccatgctgctgctccagtttcaacttccacctgactgtgctgctgctctagtttcaactgttctgccttattattatttgaccatgctggtcatttatgaacattgaacatcttgaccatgttctgttataatctccacccggcacagccagaagaggactggccaaccctcatagcctggttcctctctaggtttcttcctaggtattggcctttctagggagtttttcctagccaccgtgcttctacacctgcattgcttgctgtttggggttttaggctgggtttctgtacagcactttgagatatcagctgatgtacgaagggctatataaataaatttgatttgatttgatttgattagttagTGCCAATAATGTTATCTAGTTAATGCCACTGATGTTTAGCTAGTTAGTGCCACAAACATGTTTAGCTAGTTAGgtttatctagttagtgccactaatgtttatctagttaggtttatctagttagtgccactGATGTTTAGctagttagtgccactaatgtttaGCTAGTTAGGgtttatctagttagtgccactaatgtttatctagttaggTTTATCTAGTTAGTTGccactaatgtttatctagttagtgccactaatgtttatctagttagtTCCACTAATGTTTAGctagttagtgccactaatgtttatctagttagtgcACTAATGTTTAGctagttagtgccactaatgtttatctagttagtgccactaatgtttatTCTAGTTAGTGCCAactaatgtttatctagttaggtttatctagttagtgcactaatgtttatctagttagtgccactaatgtttatctagttagtgccactaagtttatctagttagtgccactaatgtttatctagttagtgccactaatggttatctagttagtgccactaatgtttaGTCTAGTTAGTGCCACTAAATGTTTATCTAGTTAGGTTTATCTAGTTACGTGGcactaatgtttatctagttagtgccactaatgtttatctagttagtgGCACTAATGTTTATCTAGATAGTGCCATTAATGttatctagttagtgccactaatgtttatctagtttagtgccactaatgtttatctagttaggttcatctagttagtgccactaatgtttatctagttagtgccactaatgtttatctagttagtgccactaatgtttatctagttagtgccactaatgtttatctagttagtgccactGATGTTTATCTAGTGtagtgccactaatgtttatctagttagtgccactaatgtttatctagttagtgccactaatgtttatctagtAGTGCCACTAATGTCTATCTAGTTAGTGCCACTGatgtttatctagttagtgccactaatgtttatctagttagtgccactgatggtttatctagttagtgccactaatgtttatctagttagtgccactaatgtttatctagttagtgccactaatgtttatctagttaggtttatctagttagtgccactaatgtttatctagttagtgccactaatgtttatctagttagtgccactaatgtttatctagttagtgccactaatgtttatttagttagtgccactaatgtttaactagttagtgccactaatgtttatctagttagtgccactaatgttgaactagttagtgccactaatgttgaactagttagtgccactaatgtttatctagttagtgccactaatgtttatctagttagtgccactaatgtttacctagttagtgccactaatgtttatctagttagtgccactaaCATGTTTTGTGTGTCAGTAAAGACATaattccccctcactctctccctctgtctctcctcacataAATAAACACACAACCATCTTGTTCTCAGTCCCATAAACTCTTCTATTCAGATGCAAAGCAGCTTGTAAAAACATACTTGCATTATGTAAAACCAGGACTTCCCTGAACTGTAggtttttccttctctctctccctcctcaccctctctctccctcctcaccctctctctccctcctcaccctctctctccctcctcaccctctctctgcctcctcaccctctctccccctcgctctccctcctcacccgctctctctctccctccctcctcaccctctctctccctctctctccctccctcctcaccccctctctctctccctcctcaccctctctctctccctcctcaccctctctctcactcctcctcaccatctctctctctctcctcaccctctctatttccctcctcaccctctctctctctccctcctcaccctctctctccctcctcaccctctctctccctcctcaccctctctctccctcctcaccctctttctccctcctcaccctctctctccctcctcaccctctctctccctcctcaccctctctctctccctcctcaccctctctctctccctcctcaccctctctctctccctcctcaccctctctctctctccctcctcaccctctctctccctcctcaccctctctctctccctcctcaccctctctctccctcctcaccctctctctccctcctcaccctctctctctctcctcaccctctctctctccctcctcaccctctctctctctccctcctcaccctctctctctctctctccctcctcaccctctctctccctcctgtattCCTAGACTCACCTCACCTGACAGGCTTTAAATAGTGATGAGATGAGATGGCtgtgtttagtgttctttagTGATGATAGAGAGATTATCTCTGTCAACCTCAACAGTCagtggttgcatcccaaatggcaccctattcccaatacagTGCACTTCTTTTGGCCAGGGCCAATAGGGGTCACTATAtaaggagtagggtgccatttgggcaggCTTAGTTCAGCTAAGCCTGAACCTGTTGTCTGTGACTTACCAGCATACTTGGGCATGTTGGACTCATCCATGGACCAGAAACAGTGGTCAAAGGCAAACACCTGTGGGACAGGACAAAGAaggatcaacacacacacacacacacacacacacacacacacactgtaagctCCTGTCTGAGCATGTTGTAGTGTATCTACCT belongs to Oncorhynchus kisutch isolate 150728-3 unplaced genomic scaffold, Okis_V2 scaffold4046, whole genome shotgun sequence and includes:
- the LOC116352808 gene encoding kinesin-like protein KIF13A, giving the protein MKMSDTKVKVAVRVRPMNRRETELHTKCVVDMEDNQTVLHPPPSNNKGENSRKQSKVFAFDHCFWSMDESNMPKYAGKSQTTGSGLAELSLPKWHPTPYIVTPIGPGQKKCTVLGIGCHLGCNH